Sequence from the Thermocoleostomius sinensis A174 genome:
AATTAATTCAATTAAATCTTTGATGGCGATTTCGTATCCAGTTCCTAAATTTACAGGTTCAGCCTTGCTGTAGGACTGCGTACCCATGACAATGCCGCGTGCTGCATCTGTCGAGTAGAGGAATTCGCGAGTGGGGCTACCATCTCCCCAAACCGGAATCTGCTTATCACCGCGTTGCTGAGCTTCGTGCACCTTGCGGATTAAGGCAGGGATGACATGGGAACTGCGCGGATCAAAGTTGTCTTCAGGTCCATACAGGTTCACGGGCAGTAGGTAAATGCCGTCAAATCCGTACTGCTGTCGATAGGCTTGCAGTTGTACAAGTAATGCTTTTTTGGCAATGCCATAGGGGGCGTTAGTTTCTTCGGGATAGCCGTTCCAAAGATCATCTTCTTTGAAGGGCACGGGCGTGAACTTGGGATAGGCGCAAATGGTGCCAACACAAACAAATTTCTTGACACCTGCTTCATAGGCTGCATGAATTAGCTGAGTACCCATCATCAGGTTGTCGTAGAATAGCTCGGCTGGTTTTTCTCGATTCAAGCCAATGCCGCCGACATGGGCTGCTAAGTGAATCACAATATCTTGCTGGTCTACGGCACGTTGACAGCTTTCCATCTGGCGTAGATCGCAGTCTTTCGATCGCGGTGTGGTGATTTTGTCTCGATCGGCCCCGGCTTTGCAGAGTTGATCTACCACTTGACGACCCAGAAAACCGGCCCCACCCGTAACCAGAATGCGTTGATTTGTGAAGTCTAATGTTGAGGTCATATGAATTACTTCTGGAGTAACTAAGGGGAGTACAAATGGACAAATGGCGATTGTTTCAGGGACAACAAGGAATGGGGATGGGGGATAGGTAATAGATAAGAGTAATGGGTGATAGCAACGCAAAGTGCAGTCTCTATTCTTTCCCTATTCTCTACTCCCTACTCCCTACTCTCCATTCCCTATTCCTTCCAACCGCATCCCTCTACTACGATCGCCGATCGCCCTCGGTAACTAGAGCGAGATGCTGCCAACGCCTTGGCGAATGGTGGCATGTTCCAAGCTAGCGTTAGCCACGATGGAGCCGTTGCTGAGGGGAATTAGCCCTAGTGCTTTGAGGTCAGCTTCTACCATCAGTTGAACTAGTTGCTCGAAGGTAACGGATGGTTCCCAGCCTAATTTCTGCTTAGCTTTGGCGGGATCACCAATCAGCAAATCAACTTCTGCTGGCCGCAGGTAGCGCTCGTCAAATTCAACATAGTTCTGCCAATCTAAATTCACATAGCTAAACGCCAGATCGAGAAATTCTCGAATGGAATGGGTTTCCCCGGTTGCTACAACATAATCATCGGGTTCGCTGTGCTGAAGCATCATCCACATGGCGCGAACATAGTCTTTGGCATAGCCCCAATCGCGCTTGGAGTCTAAGTTACCCATGTACAGTTTCTTTTGCTGTCCGGCCACAATGCGAGCGATCGCTCGGGTGATTTTACGAGTCACGAAGGTTTCGCCACGGCGGGGCGATTCATGATTGAACAGAATGCCATTGCAGGCAAACATTCCATAGGACTCGCGATAGTTCACCGTTTGCCAATGAGCATACACTTTGGCGCACGCATAGGGACTGCGGGGGTAGAAGGGTGTGCTTTCTCGCTGCGGAACTTCTTGCACTAGCCCGAACATCTCTGACGAACCAGCTTGATAGAACCGCACTTGCGCCCCTGTCCGTCGCTGATAATCCCGGATAGCTTCTAGTAACCGCAGAGTGCCCATGCCAACAGCATCGACTGTGTATTCTGGTGCATCAAAGCTAACTCGGACGTGGGATTGAGCACCCAGGTTATAGATTTCTGTGGGCTGAACTTCTTCTAGAATGCGGCGTAGCGTTGTGCCATCTGTGAGATCACCGTAATGCAAGAACAGCCGGGCATCTTCTTTGTGCGGATCTTCATAAATGTGATCAATGCGATCGGTATTAAAGGTTGAAGTTCGGCGAATAATTCCATGAACTTCATAGCCTTTTTCCAGCAAAAATTCACTTAGGTAAGAACCATCTTGACCTGTAATTCCTGTGATCAGTGCACATTGCCGTTGTGTCATGTTCGGTGTCCCTTGTAAATTCATGAGTAGAAATGGCAGAAACCTCTTAATTTTGAAGAACTTCTGCCGGAAATAGGCTTTCTAGTTTGACATTTAGACTAATACCGCATGGCGCGTTAACTACTAGAATTCCCAGAAAATCCACCTCTGCAACCACTGTTATAGTGGTCAGGATGTAGAAAATTTCCTCGTTGTTGCTCAGCCGATCGCCCCCATCTTCAGTAGATTTACTAAGATCACAACGATCAATCCGAAAGTTTCTTTATAAACTTAGCTCAGGCTCCGACAAGAAACTTTAAAAAAATTAAAAGTTATGGTGAAGTTAGCCGCACTACTCAATTTTAGTGGTGCTGTTGCTGCTAGCGGAGTTGGGGCAAGGCAAAAGGCGTCGGATGCTGAACGTTTCGATGCTGACCATGAGTTCCAAATGCTGGCTAACTGACACAACTCATTGCTCCCTCATCCCTCAACTTCTTCGTCCTCCTGGTCTAGAAACGGAATATAGGGAAGGGCGGATTATTCTCAGTTAATCAAGTTGCAAACGAGTTCTCTGTTCGATCGCCTACTATCAAAGAAGGATGGCAAGGTTAAAGATGGGCTAATTATCAGTCATGCAATTTATTGATCAAGCAGAAATTGAGGTGCAGGGCGGTGACGGCGGTGACGGACTGGTTGCTTTCCGGCGCGAAAAATATGTACCCGCGGGTGGGCCGGCTGGCGGGAATGGTGGACACGGTGGTTCGGTCATTCTGGTGGCTGTCGAGCATTTACAAACATTGCTAGATTTTAGATACGCTCACAAGTTTAAGGCCCAAGATGGACAACGGGGCGGCCCTAAAAATATGACGGGGGCTTCGGGGGATGATCTTCGAGTTGAAGTTCCTTGCGGCACGGTTGTTTATGATGCTGAGACGGATGAAGTGCTGGCCGATTTGACAGCACCGAATCAAGAATTTTGTGTGGCGAAGGGTGGTAAAGGTGGGTTGGGCAATAAGCATTTTCTTAGCAATCACAATCGTGCCCCAGAACGGGCGTTGCCAGGGCTGCCGGGGGAGGTGCGGCTGATTCGTTTGGAATTGAAACTGTTAGCCGAAGTCGGAATTATTGGCTTGCCGAATGCGGGTAAATCGACGTTAATTTCGGCATTGTCAGCCGCCCGTCCTAAAATTGCGGATTATCCTTTTACAACGCTTGTGCCCAATTTAGGTGTAGTTCGTAAGCCCTCAGGCGACGGTACGGTGTTTGCTGATATTCCTGGACTGATTGAGGGAGCGCATTTGGGAACGGGGTTGGGGCATGATTTTCTGCGACACATTGAACGGACGCGCGTCTTGCTGCATGTGATTGACGCCACTCAAGCCGATCCAATTGCCGCTTACCATACGATTCAAGATGAATTAGCAGCGTATGGACGTGGTCTCACCGCTCGTCCCCAAATCCTAGCACTCAATAAAATTGATGCTTTTGCGTCTGAAGAAGAGGTGGCGGCGATCGCTGCTCAATTAGAACAATGCAGCCAGATTCCGGTGTTTCTGATTTCAGCCGTCGCAGGAACTGGGCTAGATCCGTTGCTTCAGCAGATTTGGCAGGTCTTAGAAGTAACTGAACCTGTTGTGGAAAGTTTAGCTTAATCGTCCTGTATAAGCCTGGTTGATTGAATGCAAGCGGCTATTAACGGCGGGTGAAGCTAGGTACAGTACTCATTCAAAGGCCCCTATAGCAACCTAAACCAAGCAAACTGATGCAAAGTAGGTGAGGTGACGTTGCTAAAATCTAACGGGATTGCTGACACAGCGTTGCACAAAGAGGAATCGCGAGGAGCAACGTGATCTGTTTAGAGTGCCACCTGATAAACTGTCACAGCAATGAGGCGCGAGACGCGCAACCGATCTGAGTCTAATGCAGGGTTGAGACTCTAATGCTTCAACGAGATGTTTGGATTTAATAGCGCTTGTCGCTAAAACACGGGTCACTGTTTGCTAAACTGAGGGACAGTTTTAGGCAAATAGACGTTTCACCCATTGCCTCCATGAGTGTCACATCCTCCGGTGCTATCTCGGCATTGTTGACAGGACATTTAGTACCTCCCCGAGTCTTAATCATTGACATGACTCGTATAGGAGACTATTCAGCAACTGGGCAGATGAAACAGTCTATCTTTGGCCTTCACCCTGCAGAATGCCTACTACAAGTTTACATGGTAGGTGAACGGCAATTTGGGTTATATTCTCCAGCCTCAGATTCAGCCATCAAACAATATCAAGACTGTGATCAACTGTTAGCAGACTGTATTCAATTCGCACCGGATGTTATTTACTATCGTCCAGTTGCTGAGCGTCCATTGCTTCACACCTTTGCTGTTGCTGCTATCGCTAAACTAAGTATTCCCACAGTCATTCACATTGTAGATGATTGGCCAGAACGGCTGCGGCTTCAGACCCCAAGCCGATATGTCCAGTTAGATCAGTCATTGCGTAGGCTACTTAATGATGCGTTTGCTTGCCTTAGTATTTGTGAGGCTATGTCGATTGCTTATCGAGAACGGTATGGTGTTGATTTTATTGCCATTGCTAATTGCATTAAACCTGAAGATTGGCTGCCAACAAATACTCAAATTTCAAAAAAATTTTCACGGGTGCAACCTTTCACAATTCGCTATGTCGGTAGTTTAGCCGACGATATGACCTGCCAGAGTATTTTGGATGTTGCCGAAGTGATTGCTGCACTGCAAACAGAATATTCTATAAACTTTGAAATTTACACTACCAACTATTGGAAACAAAAGGCGATTAACACCTTCTCGAATCTACCAGGTGTAAGCATTCATGAAGCAGCCTTTTCTACAGTAGCCTATCGCCAGTTGCTCATCACAGCAGACGCTCTGTTGATTGCTTACAATTTTGATCCAGACAGCGTTACTTATGTTCGTTATTCGATGGCAAACAAATTTCCGGAATGTTTAGCATCAGGAAATCCTGTTCTGGTTTATGGTCCCATCGATGTAGCACCGATCGCTTATGCGGCGGAGATTGGTTGTACCCAATTAGTGATTGATCGCGATCCAAACAAGCTTAAAATTGCCATCTGTGCCTTAATAGATGACCCAAATTATGCTAGGGCATTGGGACAAGCTGCCCGCGAATATGCTTTCCAACATCATTCGGAATCTGTAGTAGCAAAGCGATTTTACGAAATTCTGTGTCAAGCAGCACAATCAGCTTTACCCACTCGGCACCAGAGCGTGAGCAATTTAGTAAGTTCTGATCAGCAGTCGATACTGGGTCCTTTCACGCGGGATCAATCAGTTTGTTTAGACGAAACTCAATTAGTCGCTGAGCTTTTGTCACATCTGCCTGAACACTCAATCATGTTAGACGTTGGGGCCCATCATGGCTCTGCTCTCCTCTCGTTTGTTGAAAAAGGATGGCGAGTGTTCGCCTATGAGCCTGATCCGGATAATCGCCAAGTTCTTGAACGACGAATGAACTCCTACACAAATCTGACGATCGACCGCCGAGCCGTTAGCGATCGAGCAGGAGAAACGGTTTCATTCTATGCTTCACCTGAGAGCACAGGCATCAGCACGCTTTCTCCCTTTCAAGACAGCCATCAGCAGAAATGCCAGGTTATAACTACAACAGTAGCTGAAATTTGTGCTGAGCATCAGTTGCACCAGATTGATTTTTTAAAGATCGATACAGAAGGACATGACTTGATGGTTTTAAAAGGAGTCCCTTGGGACAAAATTCATCCTGCTGTGATTGAATGTGAATTTGAAGACCACAAAACTGTTCCTTTGGGATATACCGTTGAAGATTTGGCTCAATATCTTGTCGATCGCGGTTACACCGTATTAGTCAGCGAATGGCATCCAATCGTTCGATATGGAATTCAGCACGATTGGCATCGCTTGATGTTATACCCCTGCCAACTTGCTACTCCTCATGCTTGGGGAAACTTGCTAGCGTTCAAACACACCCCCGACCTAGAACAGGTTGTAGCGCTCACCCAGAAACTCATTAAAACGAAATCTGAAAAACCAATCACCCAGATTTCTCTAAAACTTTCTAACCAAGCCACGATCGAAGGACATAATGGTATGAACCCATCTCGTCTTCAGGACAATCCGCAGCAAGATTCTACAGAATCATTGAATGGAAAGCATTCCTCTCATTCTGAGCTATCCCGACAACAGGAACCCTTCAATCCTCCCAAGTCTGTGCCTGTATTGCTCAAATTGAATGGGACTCGATTGGCTACTGGCTTGCTTGGACGGGTTGGGCGTTATTACAGCCGTTGGCCTCTCAGCATTGCCCTACTTGCCATAGGACTGAATACGATTGCCATGTTGGATGATGTCCCGTTTCGTTGGATTTTCTCTAGCGGGGGAACATTTCTTTTGGTGTTTTTGGTTGGACATGCTGCCTCCAAAGCAGATGTCGCTTTGCAAACGGGCGAACGTGCTCAAGAAACAGTGACGCAATCTCAGGAGATGACTGCACGGTTACAGAAAAAGGCAACTTCGGCCTTCAAGCGAGCCACTCAAGCGGGTGAACGGTTAAAACTGACTACTGAGCGCGTTGATCAAGCGATAGCAGAGGCAGTGACGGTTGCAGATCGAGCAATATCAACCGCCAAATTTGCCACAGAGATGGCGAGCCGTGCCACCGGAAGCGCTCAGTCTGGCGCTCAATCAGCCAATCGCGCTATTGAAATGGCAACTGCTTCCTTGGAAACGGCAAAAAACTGTCATGAAATAGCTCAACGATCGCTTAGCTATGCTGAGTCTGCTAGCGCTCAAACAACACAAGCCATTGCAGATTTGAAACAGCAAATTGATCAAATGTCAATATTGAATCCAAGCAATACCAGCAATATCAAATTGTTTCAGCCATTCGGACGGCAACTCTCGCAGGAACACATTGAAGTTTTTACTAGCTTCTGGACATCAATGTTGAGATTGCAACTAAACCAACAAGGTTTAGGATATCTAGCGCATCGAATTTGTTTGTCAGAAGATATCTGCACTGGGCGCTTGGCAACAACGGTGCAAGATATGGCACTTCGAGTTTTAGTCGCCCAAAGTCTTCGCACTCCTAACTTGTCAGTTCTAGAAATTGGTTCTCTATTTGGAATTAACCTTGCCATTATTTATGAAACTTGTCGTGATCATTTTGAGCAAATCCATTTGAGCGCAATCGATCCGTTGGATGGTTATTACGATAAAGGCAGAACGGATGTTATTACTCAAGTTCCAGTCACGCGTAAGATTTTTGAACACAATATGCGCCAAATGGATATTGCGCCTCAAGATATTACTCTGCTTCAAGGTTTAAGTACTGAATCAGTAATTTTAGAAAAAGCAGGATTAAGGCAATACAACTTGCTAATTATTGATGGTGATCATTCCTATGCAGGAGTCAAATTTGATTTTGATCACTATTTGGCTGCTGTAGATGTAGGGGGGTATATCATCTTTGATGACTATAATTCCGAGGATTGGCCAGAGGTGACGGAATTTGTTGATAATGAAGTTAAACGGAATTCGAGCGTTGAATTCATAGGCTCAAGTTGGAGAACGGCTGTATTCAAGGTAATTCGTAAAAACCTAGTTTGATACGCCTGCTGAACTACATGACTCTAAGAAACAAGCTTTTTCAGAGCTTCAAACTACTGCTAAAAGCCTCAGTGAAGATTTAAGAATTTCTATTTAGGCTTTATCTAGGCTTTCAATGCTAACCTGAGAGATTGTTTGACAGTGAAAGCTAATATTGGTCAAGATGAGTTCTACTTCGTTAAAGTCATCACTACCAAATTCAAGGCTAATTCCGTCATGACTGCGTGAAACATTTAACTGGAGTGCAATCTTCTCTGTTCCTGCTTGGCAATGGAAGGTTCGTCTAACGCCTTCAAAAGGATTGCACCCTCGTGGGTAGAAACCAATCGATAGTTCGCAAGACTTGACCATCAGTAAGCTAATGTCAACCTGAATTAAATCGCCTAGTTCGATCGCTTTGTTGTAGTGTAGAACGACCCAATCTTTAGCTGAATGGTTGCCGACTACAAAGCCTTTTTGAGTGGGGTAACTTTTTCCTTCAAATTGAATTCCACAAAAAGTAAAGCCAGATGCTAATTCCTGAGCTAAAACATCAAGTAATTGAGCAAACTCTTCCGCTTTGGGTCGTACTTTAAAATCTTCAGCTAAAACCTGACGGCAGATAGAGTCACAAATGGTGCGATTATGCAAGATGTAGGATTCTGAGTAGTTTTTCCTTGAGTGTAGCAGTAGAGTAGGCTCAGCCTTCTCCAAATCCCTCTTTGCACTGTAGTTTAAGATGTAGTTAGTATAGCGAAGATAGGGTGAAATTTCTTGAAAAAGCTGCCACCCCTCAGAGCTAGGATCAACTGGTTGAAATGGTGAAGATAGATTGGAACCAAATTCGGCAGCAAAGAAGTTTTCTAGCAAGCAATCATAGGCCATGCCACTGTCAATTTTCTCAGTAGTTTCATCTAGGAGAGCCTGCCACTTTTGGACAAACTCAATGAATCGCCGATCGCCGACCGCATAAATAGCATTGCCATTGATGTGACGGGCATATTTCCGTGCTAGCGTATCTTGTCCTTTGTACGGGCTACCCAAAATCCAAAACTCTTCAGCCGTTTGCACTAAATCGTAAAGCGCTCCCAGCCAATCGGGACGTAGAGGAACACAGTCTGTTTCCATAAAGAAGGCATAATGGCAACTATCTTGAAGTGCAAAAATACCTCGAAAGAATTGTTGATTAGGTCCGCTTTTATAACCTTTCTTTCCAACTGGAAGCGATCGATCGCGAATATAGATATCTTCACCGTCCGGTAATACAAAGAAATAGAATTCTAGCTCTGAAAAACAATTTTGAAGAAGTTCACTAGTTTTAAACTCCTCAATAATTTCTTGCTTTAATGCTTCATCTTCCACGCCTGTAAACGTAAAAATCAATTTAGGTTTTTTCCGTCCCCGAAGATGAAGAAATGGTGTAAAGCCTGGAATCTGCCACAATTTAAGATTATTTAAAATTTGCTCGCGTTCTCTCACCTGCGTTGGAATAACTAGTGCCCCCAGTCCTGGTTGATCCAAAACTTTCCACAAGGGCTTGTATGGCAATATACCTCTCGCATGAAGTTCAGACTTCAAATTGCAATTAATGACTTCCACATCCAAATTTTTCAGGAGAATGTCATCTCGCAAGGACTCAAACGAAGTAGGATGGAGATCAAAATTATGAACTTTTGGGTTTGGAATCTGAAACTTGTCTCCAGCTTGCTGATAATCATCAAAGAAATAGTTAGGATTTCTTGATGGTGTTTTTTTCATGACAAGCTGTATTCCCTCAGTGTTTTCTGCTTCTGGAATTTGTTCAATATATTGCAGATCAATACCGAGCAGCGCAACTCGTTGATATCCTAAATAGATGGCATAGCGAACTGAGTAAGAACCAGTTGTCACTTTTGATGGTTGAGCGCTTTGAAAAATCGAACTTTCGATAAATGGTAAACCGAATTCAGCACCGCGTTTTTGATACCAATACAATAAAAACTGATCTAGAAAAACATAGCGCTTATCTTTGCTTGCATCAGGAAAAAACTCAAGAAAACGCCCGTCTAAAAACGCTGTTTTCACTTGCCCCTCTTCAACTAGCCGTTTGATAGCTTGGTGATGTGTAGCAATCAGTTCAGAGTCTAGACAGCAATAATGGGTGGGATACCAGTTAATACGATCCCAATAGCGATAGGCAGCATTCATGCCTAATGTATCAACCTTGTTGAGCGCTGCAAAATCAAATCCTCGTAAACTCGGACCATTACCAATGACGATGATTGTTTTTTCCATGACACCCTTTCTTTAGCTAGTCAATCTTCAATTAGCAAAAATGATGAGAAAACTTACATAAAAGCGGCACTCAAAAAATTCTATCCTGATTCATTAACGTATAAAGATTTGATCTGGTAGATAGGAGTGGTAAGGTAGAACTGCACCCGTCAGTGATATTAGACACAGTTAGAACGGATAAGAACCAGTTATTGACCTGTGTGGTAGAGAAGTGCGAGGTTTAGATGATTCATCCCAGATGTTCTATCATCATCCGATGTTATAACGAGGAACAGCATATCGGCCGACTGCTCGACGGCATCCAGCAACAGACGATCGCCCCCGTCGAGATCATCGTAGTAGATTCCGGTTCTACCGATCGAACCGTGGAGATTGCGCAGCAATATTCGGTAACGCTGGTATCGATTCGCCCAGAAGAGTTTTCCTTTGGGCGATCGCTCAACTTGGGATGTCAAGCGGCTTCGGCTGAGTTGATTGTAATCGCCAGTGCTCATGTGTACCCTGTCTATCGAGACTGGCTAGAGCAACTGCTGAAACCGTTTGCCGATCCACAAATGGCGTTAGTATATGGTAAGCAGCGCGGCAATGATGTTACAAAATACTCCGAACACCAAATTTTTGCAACCTGGTTTCCTGATGACTCCAACCTCAATCAAACTCATCCGTTCTGCAACAACGCCAATGCAGCAATTCGGCGAAAATTATGGCAGCAACTTCCCTATGATGAATCACTGACAGGCTTGGAAGATTTAGACTGGGCCAAGCGCGTCATGCAACTGGGGCATCGCATCGCCTATAGTGCTGAAGCGGAAATTATTCATGTGCATGATGAAACACCACGACGCATCTACAATCGCTATCGCCGTGAAGCTATTGCTCTCAAGCGCATTTTTCCACAGGAGCATTTTAACGGATGGGATTTTGTGCGACTATTTGTCACTAACACCTTCAACGACTACTATCACGCTTTTCACGATCGTGTTTTATTCAAAAACTTTCTTTCCATTCCAGTATTTCGCTTCATGCAGTTTTTAGGAACCTGTCGCGGCTTTATGCAAAGAGTTCCGGTGACGAGCCAACTGAAACAGACCTTTTACTATCCGAGAGGACTAAAGCGACATGCTCTCTCGCAAACTTCTAATTCACGACGGGCGATCGATTACACTCAGCGCGAAGAAGTCGTACTTGAGCAAATTCGTCACTAACGGTTACTTTACTTTTCTCTTTACCTGTCTATAATTAATTAATTTATGAATTCATCACCTTCTTCTTTGCAAATTGCTGCGTTTGTTCCTATGCGCCACAACAGCGAACGAGTGGTGGGTAAGAATTATCGCCTGTTTGCGGGTCGTCCGTTGTATCACCACATCATCACCACCTTGCTCAACTGTCCGCAAATCAGCCTTGTCTGCATTGATACCGACAGCCCCATGATTATGGAAGATGCGGCAGCACAGTTTCCCAGTGTCAAAGTATTGGAACGTCCAGAGCATTTACGAGATGGAGCCATACCCATGAACGAGGTGTTGCTAAATTCTGTGGCTCAAGTTCCAGCCGATCTGTATTTACAAACTCATAGCACCAATCCGCTACTGCGAGCAGAAACAATTTCACAGGCAATCGAGCAATTTCTAGGACAGTCTGAGCATGACAGCCTATTTGGAGTCACCCAGTTGCAAACCCGCCTCTACGATGCCACTGGCAGAGCCATGAATCACGATCCAGAAGTATTGCTGCGAACACAGGATTTGACGCCTGTTTACGAAGAAAACTCTAATCTCTACCTGTTTACAAAGCAGATTCTGCAAGAACGTCGTAATCGAATCGGCTACAAGCCCATGATGTTTGCAATCGATCGCCAGGAAGCCTGGGATATTGACGAAGAAATCGATTTCCGTGTGGCGGAATTTCTCTACACCGTGCAACAAACAAGCGCGTGACACGGGCGATAATGCTTGTAATTTATCAA
This genomic interval carries:
- a CDS encoding GDP-L-fucose synthase family protein — its product is MTSTLDFTNQRILVTGGAGFLGRQVVDQLCKAGADRDKITTPRSKDCDLRQMESCQRAVDQQDIVIHLAAHVGGIGLNREKPAELFYDNLMMGTQLIHAAYEAGVKKFVCVGTICAYPKFTPVPFKEDDLWNGYPEETNAPYGIAKKALLVQLQAYRQQYGFDGIYLLPVNLYGPEDNFDPRSSHVIPALIRKVHEAQQRGDKQIPVWGDGSPTREFLYSTDAARGIVMGTQSYSKAEPVNLGTGYEIAIKDLIELICRLMEFDGEIVWETDKPNGQPRRCLDTERAKQAFGFVAQVGFEEGLKNTIDWYRQHAA
- the gmd gene encoding GDP-mannose 4,6-dehydratase, whose protein sequence is MTQRQCALITGITGQDGSYLSEFLLEKGYEVHGIIRRTSTFNTDRIDHIYEDPHKEDARLFLHYGDLTDGTTLRRILEEVQPTEIYNLGAQSHVRVSFDAPEYTVDAVGMGTLRLLEAIRDYQRRTGAQVRFYQAGSSEMFGLVQEVPQRESTPFYPRSPYACAKVYAHWQTVNYRESYGMFACNGILFNHESPRRGETFVTRKITRAIARIVAGQQKKLYMGNLDSKRDWGYAKDYVRAMWMMLQHSEPDDYVVATGETHSIREFLDLAFSYVNLDWQNYVEFDERYLRPAEVDLLIGDPAKAKQKLGWEPSVTFEQLVQLMVEADLKALGLIPLSNGSIVANASLEHATIRQGVGSISL
- the obgE gene encoding GTPase ObgE, which encodes MQFIDQAEIEVQGGDGGDGLVAFRREKYVPAGGPAGGNGGHGGSVILVAVEHLQTLLDFRYAHKFKAQDGQRGGPKNMTGASGDDLRVEVPCGTVVYDAETDEVLADLTAPNQEFCVAKGGKGGLGNKHFLSNHNRAPERALPGLPGEVRLIRLELKLLAEVGIIGLPNAGKSTLISALSAARPKIADYPFTTLVPNLGVVRKPSGDGTVFADIPGLIEGAHLGTGLGHDFLRHIERTRVLLHVIDATQADPIAAYHTIQDELAAYGRGLTARPQILALNKIDAFASEEEVAAIAAQLEQCSQIPVFLISAVAGTGLDPLLQQIWQVLEVTEPVVESLA
- a CDS encoding FkbM family methyltransferase, which produces MSVTSSGAISALLTGHLVPPRVLIIDMTRIGDYSATGQMKQSIFGLHPAECLLQVYMVGERQFGLYSPASDSAIKQYQDCDQLLADCIQFAPDVIYYRPVAERPLLHTFAVAAIAKLSIPTVIHIVDDWPERLRLQTPSRYVQLDQSLRRLLNDAFACLSICEAMSIAYRERYGVDFIAIANCIKPEDWLPTNTQISKKFSRVQPFTIRYVGSLADDMTCQSILDVAEVIAALQTEYSINFEIYTTNYWKQKAINTFSNLPGVSIHEAAFSTVAYRQLLITADALLIAYNFDPDSVTYVRYSMANKFPECLASGNPVLVYGPIDVAPIAYAAEIGCTQLVIDRDPNKLKIAICALIDDPNYARALGQAAREYAFQHHSESVVAKRFYEILCQAAQSALPTRHQSVSNLVSSDQQSILGPFTRDQSVCLDETQLVAELLSHLPEHSIMLDVGAHHGSALLSFVEKGWRVFAYEPDPDNRQVLERRMNSYTNLTIDRRAVSDRAGETVSFYASPESTGISTLSPFQDSHQQKCQVITTTVAEICAEHQLHQIDFLKIDTEGHDLMVLKGVPWDKIHPAVIECEFEDHKTVPLGYTVEDLAQYLVDRGYTVLVSEWHPIVRYGIQHDWHRLMLYPCQLATPHAWGNLLAFKHTPDLEQVVALTQKLIKTKSEKPITQISLKLSNQATIEGHNGMNPSRLQDNPQQDSTESLNGKHSSHSELSRQQEPFNPPKSVPVLLKLNGTRLATGLLGRVGRYYSRWPLSIALLAIGLNTIAMLDDVPFRWIFSSGGTFLLVFLVGHAASKADVALQTGERAQETVTQSQEMTARLQKKATSAFKRATQAGERLKLTTERVDQAIAEAVTVADRAISTAKFATEMASRATGSAQSGAQSANRAIEMATASLETAKNCHEIAQRSLSYAESASAQTTQAIADLKQQIDQMSILNPSNTSNIKLFQPFGRQLSQEHIEVFTSFWTSMLRLQLNQQGLGYLAHRICLSEDICTGRLATTVQDMALRVLVAQSLRTPNLSVLEIGSLFGINLAIIYETCRDHFEQIHLSAIDPLDGYYDKGRTDVITQVPVTRKIFEHNMRQMDIAPQDITLLQGLSTESVILEKAGLRQYNLLIIDGDHSYAGVKFDFDHYLAAVDVGGYIIFDDYNSEDWPEVTEFVDNEVKRNSSVEFIGSSWRTAVFKVIRKNLV
- a CDS encoding glycosyltransferase family 2 protein, yielding MIHPRCSIIIRCYNEEQHIGRLLDGIQQQTIAPVEIIVVDSGSTDRTVEIAQQYSVTLVSIRPEEFSFGRSLNLGCQAASAELIVIASAHVYPVYRDWLEQLLKPFADPQMALVYGKQRGNDVTKYSEHQIFATWFPDDSNLNQTHPFCNNANAAIRRKLWQQLPYDESLTGLEDLDWAKRVMQLGHRIAYSAEAEIIHVHDETPRRIYNRYRREAIALKRIFPQEHFNGWDFVRLFVTNTFNDYYHAFHDRVLFKNFLSIPVFRFMQFLGTCRGFMQRVPVTSQLKQTFYYPRGLKRHALSQTSNSRRAIDYTQREEVVLEQIRH
- a CDS encoding acylneuraminate cytidylyltransferase family protein, translated to MNSSPSSLQIAAFVPMRHNSERVVGKNYRLFAGRPLYHHIITTLLNCPQISLVCIDTDSPMIMEDAAAQFPSVKVLERPEHLRDGAIPMNEVLLNSVAQVPADLYLQTHSTNPLLRAETISQAIEQFLGQSEHDSLFGVTQLQTRLYDATGRAMNHDPEVLLRTQDLTPVYEENSNLYLFTKQILQERRNRIGYKPMMFAIDRQEAWDIDEEIDFRVAEFLYTVQQTSA